The proteins below come from a single Streptomyces spongiicola genomic window:
- a CDS encoding spermidine synthase family protein, producing the protein MDPLSGDAAPRTLDRREGPYGEVVLRERRGPGGEIHEIIANGCFLMDTSDGRSERLLVDAAHTALAGRPDPSVLIGGLGVGFSLAHAAAEPGWSRIAVAEREPAIIDWHTTGPLRRVSAAALADPRTTVLHTDLMAYLRHTSDTYDALCLDIDNGPDWTVTEDNSSLYAPDGLRACARRLSPGGVLAVWSAQPSENFERTLRNAGFSGVRTEEIAVARGVPDVVHLAVRPA; encoded by the coding sequence ATGGACCCCCTCAGCGGCGACGCCGCCCCCCGGACCCTCGACCGGCGCGAAGGCCCGTACGGCGAGGTCGTGCTGCGCGAACGCCGGGGTCCCGGCGGGGAGATCCACGAGATCATCGCCAACGGCTGCTTTCTGATGGACACATCGGACGGCCGCTCCGAGCGGCTGCTCGTGGACGCCGCCCACACGGCCCTCGCCGGCCGTCCTGACCCGTCCGTGCTGATCGGCGGGCTGGGAGTCGGCTTCTCCCTGGCCCACGCGGCGGCCGAGCCCGGCTGGTCCCGGATCGCCGTCGCCGAACGGGAGCCGGCGATCATCGACTGGCACACGACGGGCCCGTTGAGGCGCGTCTCCGCCGCGGCACTGGCCGATCCGCGCACCACCGTCCTGCACACGGACCTGATGGCGTATCTGCGTCACACCTCGGACACGTACGACGCGCTCTGCCTCGACATCGACAACGGCCCCGACTGGACCGTCACCGAGGACAACAGCAGCCTCTACGCACCGGACGGGCTGCGGGCCTGCGCCCGGCGCCTGAGCCCCGGAGGGGTCCTCGCCGTCTGGTCGGCGCAGCCCTCCGAGAATTTCGAGCGGACGTTGCGGAATGCCGGATTCAGCGGGGTAAGAACCGAAGAGATCGCGGTTGCACGAGGCGTTCCCGACGTGGTCCACCTGGCAGTTCGCCCTGCGTAG
- the lon gene encoding endopeptidase La encodes MAPTPAPLTLPVLPLDDEVVLPGMVVPLDLSDNEVRAAVEAAQAAARAEPGKPRVLLVPRIDGTYAATGVLGTVEQVGRLSDGDPGALIRGRSRVRVGAGTTGPGGALWIHGTLIDETLPDPLPGSVTELVKEYKALATSWLRRRGAWQVVDRVQQIDDVPALADNAGYSPFLSTAQKVELLETSDPVARLRLATEQLREHLAEQDVAESIAKDVQEGVDKQQREFLLRRQLDAVRRELRELGGESDGEESDDYRARVEAADLPEKVREAALKEVDKLERASDQSPEGSWIRTWLDTVLELPWSERTEDAYDIRGARAVLDAEHAGLDDVKERITEYLAVRKRRSDRGLGVVGGRRGGAVLALVGPPGVGKTSLGESVAHAMGRKFVRVALGGVRDEAEIRGHRRTYVGALPGRIVRAVKEAGSMNPVVLLDEIDKVGSDFRGDPAAALLEVLDPAQNHTFRDHYLEVELDLSDVVFLATANVLEAVPEALLDRMELVRLDGYTEDEKVVIARDHLLPRQLERAGLEPGEVALEESALRRMAGEYTREAGVRNLERAIARLLRKVAAQHELGRRELPFTVGDGDLRALIGRPHHVPESAQDPSERRTAVPGVATGLAVTGAGGDVLYVEASLADPETGASGLTLTGQLGDVMKESAQIALSFLRSHGAELELPVGDLKDRGAHIHFPAGAVPKDGPSAGITMTTALASLLSGRPARTDVAMTGEVSLTGRVLPIGGVKQKLLAAHRAGITTVVIPKRNEADLDDVPAEVLEKLEVHPVTDVRQVLRIALSPAEVPVPAAA; translated from the coding sequence ATGGCTCCGACGCCCGCACCGCTCACCCTGCCTGTGCTTCCGCTCGACGACGAGGTCGTACTGCCCGGGATGGTGGTGCCGCTCGACCTGTCCGACAACGAGGTACGGGCCGCGGTGGAAGCCGCCCAGGCAGCGGCGCGAGCGGAGCCGGGAAAGCCGCGGGTGCTGCTCGTCCCCCGGATCGACGGCACCTACGCCGCCACCGGTGTGCTCGGCACCGTGGAACAGGTCGGACGGCTCTCCGACGGAGACCCCGGCGCCCTGATCCGCGGCCGCAGCCGGGTACGCGTCGGTGCCGGTACGACCGGTCCCGGCGGCGCCCTGTGGATCCACGGCACCCTCATCGACGAGACGCTGCCCGACCCGCTGCCCGGTTCGGTCACCGAACTCGTGAAGGAGTACAAGGCCCTCGCCACCAGCTGGCTGCGCAGGCGCGGGGCGTGGCAGGTCGTGGACCGCGTCCAGCAGATCGACGACGTCCCGGCGCTCGCCGACAACGCCGGCTACTCGCCCTTCCTGTCCACCGCGCAGAAGGTCGAGCTGCTGGAGACCAGCGACCCGGTCGCCCGGCTCAGGCTCGCCACCGAGCAGCTCCGCGAGCACCTCGCCGAGCAGGACGTGGCCGAGTCGATCGCCAAGGACGTCCAGGAGGGCGTCGACAAGCAGCAGCGCGAGTTCCTGCTGCGCCGCCAGCTCGACGCGGTCCGCAGGGAACTGCGCGAACTGGGCGGCGAGTCCGACGGCGAGGAGTCCGACGACTACCGCGCCCGGGTCGAGGCCGCCGACCTCCCGGAGAAGGTCCGCGAGGCCGCTCTGAAGGAGGTCGACAAGCTCGAGCGCGCCAGCGACCAGAGCCCCGAGGGCTCCTGGATCCGCACGTGGCTCGACACCGTCCTCGAACTGCCCTGGAGCGAACGCACCGAGGACGCCTACGACATCAGGGGAGCCAGGGCCGTCCTGGACGCCGAGCATGCCGGCCTGGACGACGTGAAGGAGCGGATCACCGAGTACCTCGCGGTCCGCAAGCGGCGCTCCGACCGCGGACTCGGCGTGGTCGGCGGCCGGCGCGGCGGCGCGGTCCTGGCGCTCGTCGGCCCGCCCGGCGTGGGCAAGACCTCGCTCGGCGAGTCCGTCGCGCACGCGATGGGACGCAAGTTCGTCCGCGTCGCGCTCGGCGGCGTCCGGGACGAGGCGGAGATCCGCGGCCACCGGCGCACCTACGTCGGCGCGCTGCCCGGCCGGATCGTCCGCGCCGTCAAGGAGGCCGGCTCGATGAACCCGGTGGTCCTCCTCGACGAGATCGACAAGGTGGGCTCCGACTTCCGGGGCGATCCCGCGGCGGCGCTCCTCGAAGTCCTCGACCCGGCACAGAACCACACGTTCCGCGACCACTACCTGGAGGTCGAACTCGACCTGTCGGACGTGGTCTTCCTGGCCACCGCCAACGTCCTGGAGGCTGTTCCGGAGGCACTGCTCGACCGGATGGAGCTGGTCAGGCTCGACGGCTACACCGAGGACGAGAAGGTCGTCATCGCCCGGGACCACCTGCTCCCGCGCCAGCTGGAGCGAGCCGGCCTGGAGCCGGGCGAGGTGGCCCTGGAGGAGTCGGCACTGCGCAGGATGGCGGGCGAGTACACCCGCGAGGCGGGCGTGCGGAACCTGGAGCGTGCGATCGCCAGGCTGCTCCGCAAGGTCGCGGCCCAGCACGAGCTGGGCCGGCGGGAGCTGCCCTTCACCGTCGGCGACGGCGACCTGCGCGCCCTGATCGGCCGGCCGCACCATGTGCCCGAGTCCGCGCAGGACCCGTCGGAGCGCCGCACCGCCGTGCCGGGCGTGGCCACGGGGCTCGCGGTCACCGGTGCCGGGGGCGACGTCCTCTACGTCGAGGCGTCGCTGGCCGACCCGGAGACCGGTGCCTCCGGACTCACCCTCACCGGTCAGCTCGGCGACGTCATGAAGGAGTCCGCACAGATCGCACTGAGCTTCCTCCGCTCGCACGGTGCGGAACTGGAGCTTCCCGTCGGCGATCTGAAGGACCGCGGCGCGCACATCCACTTCCCGGCGGGAGCGGTCCCGAAGGACGGGCCGAGCGCGGGCATCACGATGACGACCGCGCTGGCGTCGCTGCTCTCCGGCCGCCCGGCCCGCACGGACGTGGCGATGACCGGTGAGGTGTCGCTGACCGGGCGGGTGCTGCCCATCGGCGGTGTGAAGCAGAAGCTGCTGGCCGCGCACCGCGCCGGGATCACCACGGTCGTGATCCCCAAGCGCAACGAGGCCGATCTGGACGACGTCCCCGCCGAGGTCCTGGAGAAGCTGGAGGTGCACCCCGTGACGGACGTCCGCCAGGTCCTCCGGATCGCGCTGTCCCCGGCCGAGGTGCCGGTGCCGGCCGCGGCGTGA
- a CDS encoding MarR family winged helix-turn-helix transcriptional regulator: MKGADVHGSGRGKDTGPRGGDGTDQEFHEFLSLERELAVFLRRARASSGEMAREVHPGLEPSAYGLLVRLDESGAQRATDLAGYFGVGKATMSRQLRALDELGLVTREPDPADGRASLVRLTDEGRTRFRAVRKARRDRYVRKLAGWDRGEVAELARLLHQLNARSEEG; the protein is encoded by the coding sequence GTGAAGGGTGCTGACGTGCACGGAAGCGGTAGGGGGAAGGACACCGGGCCGAGGGGAGGCGACGGCACGGACCAGGAGTTCCATGAGTTCCTGTCCCTGGAGCGGGAGTTGGCCGTCTTTCTGCGCCGGGCCCGGGCCAGCTCCGGCGAGATGGCCCGCGAGGTGCATCCCGGACTGGAGCCCTCGGCGTACGGACTGCTCGTACGGCTGGACGAGTCCGGCGCTCAGCGTGCCACCGATCTCGCCGGGTACTTCGGCGTCGGCAAGGCGACGATGAGCCGGCAGCTGCGCGCGCTGGACGAGCTGGGCCTGGTCACCCGGGAGCCCGACCCGGCCGACGGCCGCGCCTCCCTCGTCCGGCTGACCGACGAGGGACGCACCCGCTTCCGGGCCGTACGGAAGGCCCGGCGCGACCGCTATGTGCGCAAGCTGGCCGGCTGGGATCGCGGGGAGGTCGCGGAACTGGCCCGTCTGCTGCACCAGCTCAACGCCCGGTCCGAGGAGGGCTGA
- a CDS encoding protein phosphatase 2C domain-containing protein, translating to MRFELASVPGTAERPNEDWASLSLPATGQGGSLVVLDGVTPPRGGDGCVHGVPWFTSHLGGALLELSGSRRDMPLSEVLALSIRRTADTHRESCDLSHARTPQATVVAVRWDGESVEHLVLSDSTLLLESPNGVVHAVLDDRLDRIPREVLRSVSATDALRNQDGGFFTAAADPGVAARAVTGTTPRGDVRAVAALTDGASRWTDLFSEGSWAELMGLLRKEGPHGLVGRVRALETADAGRGGGKRWKIHDDATAVYAEFQDPVGPPGA from the coding sequence ATGCGCTTCGAGCTCGCCTCCGTGCCCGGCACCGCCGAACGCCCGAACGAGGACTGGGCGTCACTCTCCCTCCCGGCCACGGGCCAGGGCGGATCGCTCGTGGTCCTCGACGGGGTGACGCCGCCCCGCGGCGGCGACGGCTGTGTGCACGGCGTCCCCTGGTTCACCTCGCACCTGGGCGGCGCGCTTCTCGAACTGTCCGGTTCGCGCAGGGATATGCCCCTGTCCGAGGTGCTGGCCCTGTCCATCCGGCGTACCGCCGACACCCACCGCGAGAGCTGTGACCTTTCTCACGCCCGTACGCCTCAGGCAACGGTGGTCGCGGTTCGCTGGGACGGCGAGTCGGTCGAGCACCTGGTCCTCTCGGACTCGACGCTTCTGCTGGAGTCGCCGAACGGGGTCGTGCACGCCGTGCTGGACGACCGGCTCGACCGCATCCCGAGGGAGGTCCTCCGCTCCGTCAGCGCGACGGACGCCCTGCGCAACCAGGACGGCGGCTTCTTCACGGCGGCCGCGGACCCGGGGGTGGCGGCGCGGGCGGTCACGGGCACGACTCCGCGTGGGGACGTTCGGGCGGTGGCCGCCCTCACCGACGGGGCGTCCCGCTGGACCGACCTCTTCTCGGAGGGGAGCTGGGCGGAACTCATGGGGCTGCTGCGCAAGGAGGGGCCGCACGGGCTGGTCGGCCGGGTGCGGGCGCTGGAGACGGCGGACGCCGGCCGGGGCGGCGGGAAGCGCTGGAAGATCCACGACGACGCGACCGCGGTGTACGCGGAGTTCCAGGACCCGGTCGGACCCCCGGGGGCCTGA
- a CDS encoding sensor histidine kinase, translated as MQKKRPRGKGSTDGTASSGPAAPQVPSSPAIPSATSDGRAAAVPPAYTGPSAEARAASDPALLPGGRPVRVRRRLVAGVAAITLTVAAAGAPAILLASDDLTESQRLVTLAELNRQAVTLAHSLADERDEVTAYIAAGREDQQGDKKDRREISGNRSARVDRQIDEIRGNVPADHADLRRGLGTVNSVRRAALTGEGAAIEAYKAYTDIIEGLHALAGELAETTPARAAEATRAPAALGLAVEQASATRGLLLAALSVPGQTSDGPSYDPITGLPVENEDDARTEAARDVLSAAAQQARVRELAALADFDQVAGTEARGRLTGTVTGPDVKTAEAYLTRLTDQPELSEKDRASNREKLEASLSARIEQMRGVESALASAQVERLEQLRDDDVTALELRIALLGGCLLVAIGVSAAVARTLTRPLAVLRIGAARLAGAPEGEEPIRFTGRNDEFAQVVRSLNILHGKLVDLAARSRHLDTESGEPDSSRQEFTAQRAELQERTAEVTEQLAKLRRTVGHTFVNLALRTLGLVERQLGVIEGLEEREQDPDRLATLFKLDHMATVMRRHSENLLVLAGAEHGHSHPGPVPLVDVMRAAVSEIERYERVTIQSLPPHAHIAGFAADDLSHLVAELLENAASFSPPDAQVQLSGWLLESGEIMLSVQDEGIGMAPDRLEEVNTRLASTERADDLDPAENGEGLGLQVAGLLARRHGVRVQLREQKGGGIAAVVVLPQGLLPEGPATASRQTVPVPGAGPAVSLPGSVAEANSNALPGRRVPVGDPLVAAAEQAVQDAGVDGAGTGSAVPGPRTPSEPASGAASGTVSGAVSGAVTGTSSGAVSGAASGTGTEHGATTSGAGSFAPGPAVGQTGGDAGAAPGSSPFGPEASPGRSPFAPEPSNAPAAFVTEAEQPHSPDGEPVPGSGYGRDGEHGRGEQGHGGEQGHGGEQSHGGDHGHGGEYGLDGGQGRGADHGHGADHGHGADHGHGGEGAGEPAASTPETTLQVRLPHPAPEPDAHERDGTGAAPGRRHGASGPDSATDPATDPATALAIDPAADPAPDQGGAAADGHRTPEAEAAAEPGDAEEIVTDKGLPKRTPRVVAPLGAPKERRRSVDAEELRRRLGGFHQGAKEGRRDVEAEFAEPARPHGAEQTSQSEESGDTVEEARS; from the coding sequence GTGCAGAAGAAGCGGCCTCGGGGCAAGGGCAGCACGGACGGTACGGCCTCTTCGGGGCCCGCGGCACCGCAGGTGCCCTCGTCGCCCGCGATCCCCTCGGCGACGTCGGACGGTCGTGCGGCTGCCGTGCCCCCGGCGTACACGGGACCCTCGGCCGAGGCCCGGGCGGCCTCCGACCCCGCGCTCCTCCCCGGCGGGCGCCCCGTACGGGTACGCCGCCGGCTGGTGGCGGGCGTCGCCGCCATCACCCTCACGGTCGCGGCCGCCGGTGCTCCGGCGATCCTCCTCGCCTCCGACGACCTGACCGAGTCCCAGCGGCTCGTCACCCTCGCCGAGCTCAACCGCCAGGCCGTCACCCTGGCCCACTCCCTCGCCGACGAGCGCGACGAGGTCACCGCGTACATCGCGGCAGGCCGCGAGGACCAGCAGGGCGACAAGAAGGACCGCCGCGAGATCTCCGGCAACCGCAGCGCCCGAGTCGACCGGCAGATAGACGAGATCCGGGGCAACGTCCCGGCCGACCACGCCGACCTGCGCCGTGGCCTCGGCACCGTGAACTCCGTCCGGCGCGCCGCGCTCACCGGCGAGGGCGCCGCCATCGAGGCGTACAAGGCGTACACCGACATCATCGAAGGGCTGCACGCTCTCGCCGGGGAACTCGCCGAGACGACGCCCGCCCGCGCCGCCGAGGCCACCCGCGCGCCGGCGGCCCTCGGCCTCGCGGTCGAGCAGGCGTCCGCCACCCGCGGCCTGCTGCTCGCCGCGCTGTCCGTGCCCGGCCAGACGAGCGACGGCCCCTCCTACGACCCGATCACGGGGCTGCCCGTCGAGAACGAGGACGACGCCCGAACCGAGGCCGCCCGCGACGTCCTCAGCGCTGCGGCGCAGCAGGCGCGCGTCCGCGAGCTCGCCGCGCTCGCCGACTTCGACCAGGTGGCGGGAACCGAGGCCCGCGGCCGGCTCACCGGCACCGTCACCGGCCCCGACGTCAAGACGGCCGAGGCCTATCTCACCCGCCTCACGGACCAGCCCGAACTCTCCGAGAAGGACCGCGCGTCCAACCGCGAGAAGCTCGAGGCCTCGCTGTCCGCCAGGATCGAGCAGATGCGCGGCGTCGAGTCCGCGCTCGCGTCCGCCCAGGTCGAGCGCCTGGAGCAGCTCCGCGACGACGACGTCACCGCCCTGGAACTGCGCATCGCCCTGCTCGGTGGCTGCCTGCTCGTCGCCATCGGCGTCTCCGCGGCCGTCGCCCGCACCCTCACGCGCCCGCTGGCCGTGCTCCGTATCGGGGCGGCCCGCCTCGCGGGGGCGCCCGAGGGTGAGGAGCCGATCCGTTTCACCGGCCGCAACGACGAGTTCGCCCAGGTCGTGCGGTCGCTCAACATCCTGCATGGCAAGCTGGTGGACCTTGCCGCCCGCAGTCGGCACCTGGACACCGAGAGCGGTGAACCGGACTCCTCCCGGCAGGAGTTCACCGCCCAGCGGGCCGAACTCCAGGAGCGCACGGCCGAGGTCACGGAGCAGCTGGCCAAGCTGCGCCGCACGGTGGGCCACACCTTCGTCAACCTCGCCCTGCGCACCCTCGGTCTCGTCGAGCGCCAGCTGGGGGTCATCGAGGGCCTGGAGGAGCGGGAGCAGGACCCGGACCGCCTCGCCACCCTCTTCAAGCTCGACCACATGGCCACGGTGATGCGCCGCCACAGCGAGAACCTGCTGGTCCTCGCCGGAGCCGAGCACGGCCACAGCCACCCCGGCCCGGTGCCGCTGGTCGACGTCATGCGCGCCGCGGTGAGCGAGATCGAGCGGTACGAGCGCGTCACCATCCAGTCCCTGCCGCCGCACGCCCACATCGCCGGGTTCGCAGCCGACGACCTGAGCCACCTCGTGGCGGAACTGCTGGAGAACGCCGCGTCCTTCTCGCCCCCGGACGCCCAGGTCCAGCTCTCCGGATGGCTGCTGGAGAGCGGCGAGATCATGCTCTCCGTCCAGGACGAGGGCATCGGGATGGCCCCTGACCGGCTCGAGGAAGTCAACACGCGCCTGGCGTCCACCGAGCGGGCGGACGACCTCGACCCCGCTGAGAACGGCGAGGGACTGGGGCTGCAGGTGGCCGGCCTGCTGGCCCGTCGCCACGGTGTGCGGGTCCAGCTGCGAGAGCAGAAGGGCGGCGGAATCGCCGCCGTGGTGGTCCTTCCGCAGGGACTGCTGCCGGAAGGCCCGGCGACGGCCTCGCGGCAGACCGTTCCCGTGCCCGGTGCCGGTCCGGCGGTGAGCCTCCCCGGCTCGGTCGCGGAGGCCAACTCCAACGCACTGCCCGGCCGGCGCGTCCCCGTCGGCGACCCGCTGGTCGCCGCGGCCGAGCAGGCCGTCCAGGACGCCGGAGTGGACGGGGCGGGGACCGGGTCCGCCGTGCCGGGGCCCCGAACGCCCTCCGAGCCGGCGAGCGGCGCGGCGAGTGGGACGGTGAGCGGGGCGGTCAGCGGCGCGGTGACTGGGACGTCGAGCGGGGCGGTCAGCGGCGCGGCGAGTGGGACGGGCACGGAACACGGGGCCACGACGTCCGGTGCAGGGTCCTTCGCGCCGGGGCCCGCCGTGGGGCAGACGGGTGGCGACGCCGGTGCCGCTCCCGGGTCTTCGCCCTTCGGGCCTGAGGCGTCTCCCGGCCGTTCCCCCTTCGCACCCGAACCCTCGAACGCTCCTGCCGCCTTCGTGACCGAGGCCGAGCAGCCGCACAGTCCGGACGGCGAGCCCGTCCCCGGCAGCGGGTACGGCCGAGACGGCGAACACGGGCGTGGTGAGCAGGGCCACGGCGGTGAGCAGGGCCACGGCGGTGAGCAGAGCCACGGCGGTGACCATGGGCACGGCGGCGAGTACGGCCTTGACGGTGGTCAAGGCCGCGGTGCTGACCACGGGCACGGTGCTGACCACGGGCACGGTGCTGACCACGGGCACGGCGGTGAGGGCGCCGGGGAGCCCGCCGCGTCCACCCCGGAGACCACCCTCCAGGTCCGTCTGCCCCACCCCGCACCGGAGCCCGACGCCCATGAGCGCGACGGGACGGGGGCCGCACCCGGCAGAAGGCACGGAGCGAGCGGCCCAGACTCCGCCACCGACCCGGCCACCGACCCCGCCACCGCCCTCGCCATCGACCCCGCCGCCGACCCCGCCCCAGACCAGGGCGGCGCGGCCGCGGACGGCCACCGCACCCCGGAGGCCGAGGCCGCCGCGGAGCCCGGCGACGCCGAGGAGATCGTCACCGACAAGGGTCTGCCCAAGCGGACGCCCAGGGTCGTCGCACCGCTCGGCGCGCCCAAGGAGCGCCGCAGGTCCGTCGACGCCGAGGAACTCCGCCGGCGCCTCGGCGGATTCCACCAGGGTGCCAAGGAGGGTCGCCGCGACGTGGAGGCGGAGTTCGCCGAACCTGCCCGGCCACACGGCGCGGAACAGACGTCACAGAGCGAGGAATCGGGGGACACCGTCGAGGAGGCACGCAGTTGA
- a CDS encoding roadblock/LC7 domain-containing protein, which translates to MTATGTFGLSSEARNLHWLLGNLVEEVPGVHSVAVVSSDGLLLLSSDPAHNAASSASPRQDGPRGSSADLATVVSGIGSLTIGAAKLMDGGGVKQTMVAMEEGSLFVMSISDGSLLGVHATADCDMTVVAYHMALFVGRAGHVLTPEVRSELRKSLESAK; encoded by the coding sequence TTGACCGCGACAGGAACCTTCGGGCTGAGCAGCGAAGCCCGTAACCTTCACTGGTTGTTGGGCAACCTCGTCGAGGAGGTACCGGGAGTGCACTCCGTCGCCGTCGTCTCGTCCGACGGACTGCTTCTGCTCTCCTCCGACCCGGCGCACAACGCCGCGTCCAGCGCGTCACCCCGCCAGGACGGCCCGCGTGGTTCCAGCGCAGACCTCGCCACCGTCGTCTCCGGCATCGGCAGCCTGACCATCGGCGCGGCCAAGCTGATGGACGGCGGCGGCGTCAAGCAGACCATGGTCGCGATGGAGGAGGGCAGCCTCTTCGTGATGTCGATCAGCGACGGCTCGCTGCTCGGCGTGCACGCCACCGCGGACTGCGACATGACCGTCGTCGCCTACCACATGGCGCTCTTCGTGGGTCGCGCCGGACACGTACTCACCCCCGAAGTCCGCAGTGAACTGCGCAAGTCGTTGGAGAGTGCCAAGTGA
- a CDS encoding DUF742 domain-containing protein gives MTAAQPAPRLPVRGDGKRPARVRPYSLTGGRTRFGHVLLVETFVAALEAGDDRKELTNGNLTSRVMPEMRAIVELCRRMRTVAEISALLKMPLGVVRVLISDLADQGMIRVYGTGHGDGRPDRALLERVLSGLRRL, from the coding sequence GTGACCGCCGCCCAGCCCGCCCCCCGGCTCCCGGTACGGGGGGACGGAAAACGTCCCGCCCGCGTCCGCCCCTACTCGCTCACCGGAGGCCGCACCCGCTTCGGCCATGTCCTCCTGGTCGAGACGTTCGTCGCGGCCCTGGAGGCGGGCGACGACCGGAAGGAGCTGACGAACGGCAACCTCACGTCCCGGGTGATGCCCGAGATGCGGGCCATCGTCGAACTCTGCCGCCGGATGCGGACGGTCGCCGAGATCTCCGCGCTGCTGAAGATGCCCCTGGGCGTGGTCCGGGTGCTGATCAGCGACCTCGCGGACCAAGGAATGATACGTGTGTACGGCACCGGGCACGGCGACGGCCGCCCCGACCGCGCGCTGCTCGAAAGGGTGCTGAGTGGACTCCGTCGTCTCTGA
- a CDS encoding GTP-binding protein, with protein MDSVVSDLATAAEDENIQPWQNDHTRAPIATKIVVAGGFGVGKTTFVGSVSEITPLQTEALMTQASEETDDLTATPEKQTTTVAMDFGRITLDDDLVLYLFGTPGQQRFWFMWDDLVRGAIGAIVMADTRRLKDCFPALDYFESCGIPYVVAVNHFEGTPSYEADDVREALTVPAHVPVVIMDARRRTTVVESLLTLVGHALDVTPE; from the coding sequence GTGGACTCCGTCGTCTCTGACCTCGCCACCGCCGCGGAGGACGAGAACATACAGCCCTGGCAGAACGACCACACCCGTGCACCGATCGCCACCAAGATCGTCGTCGCGGGCGGTTTCGGCGTGGGCAAGACGACCTTCGTCGGGTCGGTCTCCGAGATCACGCCGTTGCAGACCGAGGCGCTGATGACGCAGGCGAGCGAGGAGACCGACGATCTCACCGCCACGCCGGAGAAGCAGACCACGACCGTCGCGATGGACTTCGGACGGATCACCCTCGACGACGATCTCGTGCTGTACCTCTTCGGCACCCCGGGCCAGCAGCGGTTCTGGTTCATGTGGGACGACCTGGTGCGGGGCGCGATCGGCGCGATCGTGATGGCCGACACCCGGCGGCTGAAGGACTGCTTCCCGGCGCTGGACTACTTCGAGAGCTGCGGCATCCCCTACGTCGTCGCCGTCAACCACTTCGAGGGAACCCCGTCCTACGAGGCCGACGACGTGCGGGAGGCCCTGACCGTACCCGCGCACGTCCCAGTGGTGATCATGGACGCGCGCCGGCGGACCACGGTGGTCGAGTCACTGCTCACGCTCGTGGGCCACGCGCTCGACGTCACTCCCGAATAG
- a CDS encoding styrene monooxygenase/indole monooxygenase family protein, with protein sequence MRKILIVGAGQSGLQLALGLQAQGYAVTLMSNRTAEEIRSGRVMSTQCMFHTALQHERDLQINFWESQAPKIQGLGVSVAGPDSQRAVDWLGRLDGYAQSIDQRLKMAGWMETFAQRGGQLVIHGAAVSDLDYFARAYDLVLVSAGKGELVSMFGRDASRSPYSEPQRALAVAYVHGLGPRPEHPDLDAVRCNLVPGVGELFVMPTLTLSGRADILFWEGVPGGPLDVFQGLKDPAEHLSLTLDLMRKFTPWEHARTAEVELTDAGATLSGRYAPTVRNPVGRLPGGGLVLGVGDVVVANDPVTGQGSNFASKCAAAYLASIVEHGDRPFDEHWMRATFDRYWEMAQHVTKWTNAMLGVPPEHVLGLIGAAGRLQPVADRFANGFNDPSDFENFFFDPEKTAAYLASVGGTAA encoded by the coding sequence ATGCGGAAGATCCTGATAGTCGGCGCCGGTCAGTCCGGTCTTCAGCTCGCCCTCGGCCTCCAGGCGCAGGGCTACGCGGTCACTCTGATGTCCAACCGCACGGCGGAGGAGATCCGGTCCGGCCGGGTCATGTCCACCCAGTGCATGTTCCACACCGCGCTCCAGCACGAGCGCGATCTCCAGATCAACTTCTGGGAGTCGCAGGCCCCGAAGATCCAGGGACTCGGCGTCTCCGTGGCCGGTCCTGACTCGCAGCGGGCCGTCGACTGGCTCGGACGGCTCGACGGCTACGCCCAGTCGATCGACCAGCGGCTGAAGATGGCCGGCTGGATGGAGACCTTCGCACAGCGCGGCGGCCAGCTCGTCATACACGGCGCGGCCGTCTCCGACCTCGACTACTTCGCCCGCGCCTACGACCTGGTGCTGGTGTCGGCGGGCAAGGGCGAACTCGTGTCGATGTTCGGCCGCGACGCCTCCCGTTCCCCGTACAGCGAGCCCCAGCGCGCCCTCGCGGTCGCCTACGTCCACGGCCTCGGCCCGCGTCCCGAGCACCCCGATCTGGACGCGGTCCGCTGCAACCTGGTCCCGGGGGTCGGCGAGCTGTTCGTCATGCCCACGCTGACCCTTTCGGGGCGGGCGGACATCCTGTTCTGGGAGGGCGTTCCGGGCGGCCCGCTCGATGTCTTCCAGGGGCTGAAGGACCCCGCCGAGCACCTCTCCCTCACGCTGGACCTGATGAGGAAGTTCACGCCGTGGGAGCACGCCCGCACGGCCGAGGTCGAACTGACCGACGCGGGCGCCACCCTGTCCGGCCGTTACGCCCCGACCGTGCGCAACCCGGTCGGCCGGCTGCCCGGCGGCGGCCTGGTGCTCGGCGTCGGGGACGTCGTCGTGGCGAACGACCCGGTCACCGGGCAGGGCTCCAACTTCGCCTCGAAGTGCGCCGCCGCCTACCTGGCATCGATCGTGGAACACGGCGACCGGCCCTTCGACGAGCACTGGATGCGGGCGACGTTCGACCGCTACTGGGAGATGGCGCAGCACGTCACCAAGTGGACCAACGCGATGCTGGGCGTCCCGCCCGAGCACGTGCTCGGCCTGATCGGCGCGGCGGGCCGGCTCCAGCCGGTCGCCGACCGCTTCGCGAACGGCTTCAACGACCCTTCGGACTTCGAGAACTTCTTCTTCGACCCCGAGAAGACGGCCGCCTACCTGGCCTCGGTCGGCGGCACGGCGGCCTGA